In Chloroherpetonaceae bacterium, a single genomic region encodes these proteins:
- a CDS encoding glutamine synthetase III, which translates to MSTSTQNGTVTLSENAAMFGSLTFNDRVMRERLPADVYSSLTNTLQRGEDLDERIAETVAQAMKEWAIENGATHYCHWFQPMTGATAEKHDAFIAFDKEGNLIEKFSGSQLIQGEPDASSFPSGGMRTTFEARGYTAWDPSSPAFLMKGPEGTTLCIPSVFISYHGEALDEKTPLLRSARALSDAAVKLLHLLGNKKVTRVKTYVGAEQEYFLIDRALYEQRPDLIMTGRTLIGALPPKNQQLEDHYFGSIPDRVMEFMQELEKELYQLGVPAKTRHNEVAPHQFEIAPIHEETPLASDHNLLTMEMLRRVAERKGLALLIHEKPFAGINGSGKHNNWSIAADVGGNLLDPGETPESNLQFLVFLVAVLKGIHKRAAVLRAAVANPGNDHRLGANEAPPAIISVFLGDQLSEILDAIEKGDMKKTTEKQFIDLDISHIPTLNKDNTDRNRTSPFAFTGNKFEFRAVPSSMPIAIPNMVLNTLMAEAIDEMREAIEAEMKAGKELEAAVFEVLRREIKATKPIRFEGDGYSEAWQKEAKKRGLPNHRNLPEAMKVWKDQSVREMFVKYGVLTEAEIDARYNVRMERYIKAIDIEAKTLLMMIRTQILPACMRFQSEVAESVGKLLQLGKAAKINDATKKKQLALVSDLAKNIAELMSRTDKLEELTAEIHHQKGLEAQAKYCAEVILPAMNSVREVADKLEGELDRSLYPIPSYMELLFMH; encoded by the coding sequence ATGAGCACCTCAACACAAAACGGGACGGTTACACTCTCTGAAAATGCTGCAATGTTCGGCAGCCTGACCTTCAACGACCGCGTGATGCGCGAGCGCCTGCCTGCCGATGTCTACAGCTCGCTCACCAATACACTGCAGCGTGGTGAAGACCTCGATGAGCGCATTGCTGAAACGGTCGCCCAAGCAATGAAGGAATGGGCTATTGAGAACGGTGCAACGCACTACTGCCACTGGTTTCAGCCCATGACGGGAGCCACAGCAGAAAAGCACGATGCCTTCATCGCTTTCGACAAGGAGGGCAATCTCATTGAAAAATTCTCAGGCAGCCAGCTCATTCAGGGCGAGCCAGACGCCTCGAGTTTTCCCTCAGGGGGTATGCGCACCACATTTGAGGCGCGTGGTTACACAGCTTGGGACCCTAGCTCACCTGCCTTCCTGATGAAAGGACCAGAAGGCACTACGCTCTGCATTCCATCGGTCTTCATTTCGTATCACGGCGAAGCCTTAGACGAGAAAACACCTCTGTTACGCTCTGCACGCGCCCTTAGCGACGCAGCGGTCAAATTGCTCCACCTTTTGGGCAATAAGAAAGTAACCAGAGTGAAAACATATGTGGGGGCTGAACAAGAGTATTTCCTCATTGACCGCGCCCTTTATGAACAGCGCCCAGACCTAATTATGACAGGGCGGACGCTCATCGGTGCGCTGCCACCCAAAAATCAGCAGCTTGAAGACCATTACTTTGGCTCTATCCCTGACCGCGTGATGGAGTTTATGCAGGAGCTGGAGAAAGAGCTGTATCAATTAGGTGTGCCTGCTAAGACTCGGCACAACGAAGTTGCACCCCACCAGTTTGAAATTGCGCCCATTCACGAGGAAACCCCCTTAGCCTCAGACCACAATCTGCTTACGATGGAGATGCTGCGCCGTGTAGCAGAACGCAAAGGGCTTGCACTGCTTATTCACGAAAAGCCATTTGCAGGCATCAACGGCTCTGGCAAGCACAACAACTGGTCAATTGCTGCGGATGTCGGCGGCAATCTTTTAGACCCGGGTGAAACACCTGAATCGAACCTACAATTCTTGGTTTTTCTCGTTGCAGTGTTGAAAGGTATTCACAAGCGCGCCGCTGTGCTACGTGCAGCAGTTGCGAACCCCGGAAATGACCATCGCTTGGGCGCCAACGAAGCTCCGCCAGCGATTATCTCTGTCTTCTTGGGCGACCAGCTTAGCGAGATTCTCGATGCAATTGAGAAAGGGGATATGAAGAAGACTACAGAGAAACAGTTTATTGACTTAGACATTTCACATATTCCCACACTTAACAAAGACAATACTGACCGCAACCGCACTTCACCTTTTGCCTTCACTGGCAATAAGTTTGAGTTTCGCGCTGTCCCCTCGTCAATGCCAATTGCAATTCCGAATATGGTGCTTAATACCTTGATGGCAGAGGCAATTGACGAGATGCGAGAGGCTATTGAAGCCGAGATGAAAGCTGGTAAAGAATTAGAAGCAGCTGTCTTTGAAGTATTGCGTCGCGAGATTAAGGCTACAAAACCTATTCGCTTCGAGGGTGATGGTTACAGTGAAGCATGGCAGAAAGAAGCTAAAAAGCGTGGTCTTCCAAATCATCGCAATTTGCCAGAGGCGATGAAAGTCTGGAAAGACCAGAGCGTGCGTGAGATGTTCGTTAAATACGGCGTGCTGACCGAAGCAGAAATTGACGCTCGCTACAATGTGAGAATGGAGCGCTACATCAAAGCTATTGACATTGAAGCAAAAACCCTTTTAATGATGATTCGCACGCAAATTCTGCCAGCTTGTATGCGCTTCCAAAGTGAAGTCGCTGAGTCGGTCGGCAAGCTCCTGCAGCTCGGTAAAGCGGCAAAGATTAATGACGCTACCAAGAAAAAGCAGCTTGCATTGGTCTCCGACCTTGCTAAGAACATCGCAGAACTGATGTCGCGTACCGATAAGTTGGAAGAACTCACGGCTGAGATTCACCACCAGAAGGGGCTAGAAGCTCAAGCAAAATACTGTGCCGAGGTCATTTTGCCTGCAATGAATAGCGTGCGCGAAGTAGCGGATAAGCTGGAAGGTGAGCTTGATAGAAGTCTCTATCCCATCCCCAGCTATATGGAACTGCTCTTTATGCACTAA
- a CDS encoding Lrp/AsnC family transcriptional regulator, whose protein sequence is MSWHLDKIDLKLIEMLSEDGRARRSELAEAVGLSIPSVSERLEKLEARGVIKGFTAIVDVKKLGYDIIAFIRVTMDSSKHYPSLIQHVQKEDEITECYSITGEGSHLIKAIVSDTGALERLLARIQSWTGVTGTQTDIVLSEIKRSNRINAQKTLKCLEHTKGLNGS, encoded by the coding sequence ATGTCGTGGCACTTAGACAAAATTGACCTCAAGCTCATTGAGATGCTCTCAGAAGATGGTCGCGCACGGCGAAGTGAATTGGCTGAAGCAGTTGGTTTATCCATTCCGTCAGTTAGTGAGCGGTTAGAGAAGTTGGAAGCGCGCGGGGTCATTAAGGGCTTTACAGCTATTGTAGATGTCAAAAAACTCGGCTACGACATTATTGCTTTTATTCGAGTAACGATGGACTCCTCAAAGCACTATCCATCGCTTATTCAACACGTTCAGAAAGAAGACGAAATCACAGAATGTTATTCTATCACTGGCGAAGGCTCACACCTCATTAAAGCAATTGTTTCGGATACAGGCGCCTTAGAGCGACTCTTGGCACGCATTCAATCTTGGACAGGCGTAACAGGCACGCAGACCGACATTGTGCTTTCTGAAATCAAACGCTCGAACCGCATCAATGCACAAAAAACCTTGAAATGCTTGGAGCATACCAAAGGTCTGAATGGAAGTTAA
- the thiD gene encoding bifunctional hydroxymethylpyrimidine kinase/phosphomethylpyrimidine kinase: MNTYIRLLTVAGSDSGGGAGIQADLKTFSALGCYGMSAITALTAQNTVGVEAIYGVPAEFVAKQIDAVVQDIGVNAVKIGMLATADIIKAVADRLAAHQLRPVVLDPVMTAKSGDRLLEESAVEALRTCLLPLATVVTPNLPETSLLLGRTVRTRSEMEQAARDLQALGAKNVLVKGGHLSEPVSADCLLTEEGSLHWLEAKRIHTANTHGTGCTLSSAIAAYLAKGVGIVEAVKLAKNYLTGAIERGATYALGKGHAPVHHFYQLWTN; encoded by the coding sequence ATGAACACATACATACGCCTTTTAACCGTTGCCGGTTCAGATTCAGGAGGCGGCGCAGGCATTCAAGCGGATCTGAAGACATTTTCTGCACTGGGGTGCTACGGTATGTCCGCTATTACAGCACTGACGGCACAAAATACGGTTGGTGTGGAGGCCATCTACGGGGTGCCCGCAGAATTTGTCGCAAAGCAAATCGACGCAGTGGTGCAGGATATTGGTGTCAATGCGGTCAAAATTGGAATGTTAGCTACAGCAGATATTATCAAGGCCGTAGCGGACCGTTTAGCAGCACATCAGCTACGCCCAGTCGTCTTAGACCCTGTTATGACGGCTAAGAGCGGAGACAGGCTGCTGGAGGAAAGTGCAGTGGAAGCATTGCGAACTTGCTTACTCCCACTCGCTACGGTGGTAACACCAAATTTGCCAGAAACAAGTCTTCTGCTGGGGCGCACGGTTCGCACCCGAAGCGAAATGGAACAGGCTGCCCGTGATTTGCAGGCACTGGGAGCAAAGAACGTCTTGGTCAAAGGAGGACATCTAAGTGAGCCTGTCAGTGCAGATTGTCTGCTCACTGAGGAGGGAAGTCTGCACTGGCTCGAGGCGAAACGCATCCACACGGCAAACACACATGGCACAGGCTGCACACTTTCCTCCGCCATTGCAGCGTATTTAGCCAAAGGCGTGGGGATAGTCGAGGCAGTAAAACTGGCAAAGAACTACCTCACGGGTGCAATAGAACGCGGCGCAACATACGCACTTGGCAAAGGGCATGCCCCTGTTCATCACTTCTATCAACTCTGGACAAACTAA
- a CDS encoding BsuPI-related putative proteinase inhibitor translates to MDRVRTHQDAVERLEIVGKRFITILALLVLCLVLFSLWVGCDRVETPVGTSVEAELRALVMNWSVDEISGVPFVSAINGMPNTLVTSGQVQVPLGSVPRAQVTVQRLPSSPTLATSYATFFEPAVPQEVAVSVGPRRYRLEAMPLRYSQQSDALKAPAVFLYPPPIVSTRSNWIELGQAGTTVAVELTGFSLTDNRLSIPPAVRVASPVAGTAVPKSSELVVRIESTEAMSTVAAITPAVAQASRMNASFDTATIVPLVTNAHSLIKEFPRGVTSISFTPDELSKLPNGQMLLSVASADVRLANGGRVGLIGQSTVLIPIELRSDAVREGIGFSLVLTRAAYRSGDTLSGEFLIQNRSRTTQTFNFSTSCQLGIVLRQDEKPVVSQPKLCAQVLTSLAIAPSETKALPFQLPLQDLQTRAALPTGNYVLEAFLFNGHSPVLRQAVRID, encoded by the coding sequence GTGGACAGGGTTCGCACACATCAAGACGCAGTAGAGCGGTTAGAAATTGTTGGGAAACGATTCATCACGATACTAGCACTGCTGGTGCTCTGCCTTGTTCTCTTCTCGCTTTGGGTCGGCTGCGACCGCGTTGAAACACCAGTAGGCACCAGTGTTGAAGCAGAGTTACGCGCATTAGTTATGAACTGGTCAGTCGATGAGATAAGCGGTGTGCCGTTTGTGAGTGCCATAAACGGTATGCCGAATACGCTGGTAACAAGTGGTCAAGTGCAAGTGCCCTTAGGTTCAGTGCCACGCGCTCAGGTTACTGTGCAGCGGCTGCCCAGCTCACCTACGCTGGCAACCAGTTATGCGACGTTCTTTGAACCAGCTGTTCCACAAGAGGTTGCCGTGAGCGTTGGCCCGCGTCGGTATCGCCTTGAGGCAATGCCTTTGCGATATAGCCAGCAGAGCGACGCTCTGAAAGCTCCAGCCGTTTTCCTCTATCCACCACCTATCGTGTCGACTCGGTCAAACTGGATAGAGCTCGGTCAGGCGGGGACTACGGTGGCAGTCGAGCTGACGGGGTTTTCGCTGACGGACAACCGCTTGAGTATTCCACCAGCTGTGCGAGTGGCCTCACCCGTTGCAGGGACGGCAGTGCCGAAAAGTTCAGAGCTGGTCGTGCGCATAGAAAGCACGGAGGCTATGTCAACTGTCGCTGCTATAACTCCTGCAGTGGCACAAGCAAGTCGTATGAATGCTTCTTTTGATACTGCAACCATTGTGCCGCTGGTTACCAATGCTCACTCACTTATAAAGGAGTTTCCACGCGGTGTTACCAGCATCAGTTTTACGCCAGACGAGTTAAGCAAACTGCCAAATGGACAGATGTTGCTTAGCGTAGCCAGTGCTGATGTAAGATTGGCAAACGGCGGGCGAGTTGGTCTAATCGGTCAAAGCACGGTGTTGATTCCAATTGAGTTACGGAGCGACGCTGTGCGAGAAGGCATCGGGTTTTCGCTCGTGCTCACCAGAGCAGCATATCGTTCTGGCGATACGCTTTCAGGTGAGTTTCTGATTCAAAATCGTTCACGCACTACGCAAACGTTCAACTTTTCAACTTCGTGCCAGCTGGGTATTGTTCTCAGGCAAGACGAAAAGCCAGTGGTTTCTCAGCCTAAGCTGTGCGCACAAGTTCTAACAAGTCTTGCTATTGCTCCAAGTGAAACTAAAGCGCTGCCATTTCAGCTGCCTTTGCAGGACTTGCAGACACGAGCTGCTTTGCCAACAGGAAATTATGTGCTAGAAGCCTTTTTGTTCAATGGACATTCGCCTGTGCTGCGCCAAGCTGTGCGCATAGACTAA
- a CDS encoding site-2 protease family protein gives MQSHISLGKVFGIKVGVHLSWVLIAILLTVSLATRFSVINPNWGSEVIWLTAIITGLLFFSAIVAHELAHALVARMRGLPVNSITLFALGGVAMIEKEAADPATEFWMGIAGPIMSVFIGTVCLSIAMLLGWSLGESPFEPSTPLMAALVWLGWINIGLAAFNMLPGFPLDGGRVLRAVIWYVTNDAVRATRIAARLGQIIATLFIVFGIFQFFFGIGWGAIWLAFIGWFLLNAASSSYAHLELSQTLRHLDGLTARDVMQLDCYQLDSKTTLQDFVSEHLLRTGGRCYFVTNGQNLAGLVTLHEVKGVPKELWASKTVGEVMRPVAELQTIAPETPVRKALEMMIQADVNQLPVVSDGRAVGMISRNRILELLQARAELAA, from the coding sequence ATGCAAAGTCATATTTCACTTGGCAAGGTGTTTGGCATAAAGGTAGGCGTGCACCTTAGCTGGGTATTAATTGCCATCTTGCTGACTGTCTCGCTAGCCACGCGTTTCTCAGTGATTAACCCGAACTGGGGAAGTGAGGTTATCTGGCTCACCGCAATTATAACGGGGTTGCTTTTTTTCTCGGCGATTGTGGCGCACGAGTTAGCACATGCTTTGGTTGCACGAATGCGCGGACTGCCAGTCAACTCGATTACGCTGTTTGCATTGGGCGGGGTCGCAATGATTGAAAAAGAAGCAGCTGACCCTGCCACAGAGTTCTGGATGGGCATTGCTGGACCTATTATGAGCGTCTTTATTGGCACAGTTTGTCTCTCAATTGCAATGCTGCTAGGCTGGTCACTGGGCGAGAGTCCGTTTGAGCCAAGCACTCCACTGATGGCTGCGCTGGTTTGGTTAGGCTGGATTAATATCGGCTTAGCCGCATTCAATATGCTTCCTGGCTTTCCCTTAGATGGCGGGCGTGTGCTGCGCGCAGTAATCTGGTATGTAACAAACGATGCCGTGCGAGCGACACGCATTGCAGCACGCCTTGGACAAATCATTGCCACGCTCTTTATCGTGTTCGGCATTTTTCAATTTTTCTTCGGCATTGGTTGGGGAGCTATCTGGCTCGCCTTTATCGGGTGGTTTCTCCTCAATGCGGCAAGTAGCAGTTACGCTCATCTTGAGCTGTCTCAGACATTGCGGCATTTGGACGGCCTAACAGCACGAGATGTGATGCAGCTGGATTGCTATCAGCTGGATAGCAAAACCACCTTGCAGGACTTTGTCAGCGAGCATCTCCTACGCACAGGTGGACGCTGCTATTTTGTAACAAACGGTCAGAATTTGGCAGGACTGGTGACCTTGCACGAAGTGAAAGGCGTTCCGAAGGAGCTTTGGGCAAGCAAAACAGTGGGTGAAGTGATGCGACCAGTCGCTGAGTTGCAAACCATTGCACCAGAGACGCCAGTGCGCAAGGCACTGGAAATGATGATTCAAGCCGACGTCAACCAATTGCCTGTTGTAAGTGACGGGCGCGCGGTAGGAATGATTTCACGCAATCGTATTCTCGAGCTCCTGCAAGCACGTGCTGAACTGGCAGCCTGA
- a CDS encoding sterol desaturase family protein, whose translation MQHTLLIVTVVSGSLLWLLEGIFPFFRHPTSRISHALPNLGVAALNTALSAFLMTGTLWGLLHIQPYWRGVRVWQDTEWITVLLVICYDFWMYCWHWLNHRLPFLWHFHRFHHSDAEMDITTGIRFHPAEITLSEFARFPFLALLGFTATDLLLYNLLSLPIILLHHSNLALPDWLDRQLALIIPSPNMHRQHHCVEKVEADTNYGSLLSLWDRLFGSLRYPDCPRALRLGVLEN comes from the coding sequence TTGCAACATACTCTGCTCATCGTTACGGTGGTGTCTGGTAGCCTCCTGTGGCTGCTGGAAGGCATCTTTCCATTTTTCCGACATCCCACTTCTCGCATATCGCACGCCCTACCGAACTTAGGTGTTGCAGCACTGAACACAGCTCTCTCTGCTTTTCTGATGACTGGCACGCTTTGGGGGCTTTTGCATATTCAACCATACTGGCGGGGTGTAAGAGTATGGCAAGATACGGAATGGATAACCGTTTTGCTGGTAATTTGCTATGACTTTTGGATGTATTGCTGGCATTGGCTTAATCATCGTCTTCCCTTTTTATGGCACTTTCACCGCTTCCACCATAGCGATGCTGAAATGGACATCACTACGGGGATACGGTTTCATCCTGCAGAAATTACCTTATCTGAATTTGCACGATTTCCGTTTTTGGCTCTGTTAGGCTTCACTGCAACTGATCTTTTGCTTTACAATCTCCTTTCCTTGCCTATCATTCTGCTCCATCATAGCAATTTGGCACTACCCGACTGGTTAGACAGGCAGCTTGCACTGATTATTCCCTCCCCTAATATGCACCGACAGCATCACTGTGTTGAAAAAGTAGAAGCGGATACGAATTACGGCTCCCTGCTCTCCCTGTGGGATAGACTCTTTGGGTCTTTGCGCTACCCTGATTGCCCTCGTGCCTTGCGGCTTGGTGTGCTAGAAAACTGA
- the tenA gene encoding thiaminase II, translating into MTFTAELWNTIDHIYASILAHPFNRELASGTLPEEKFQFYIKQDALYLMDFAKALALLAAKSSTAEDIVQFIKFSESAIVAERSLHEFYFSLYKTTLDVNYAPACFAYTNYMLASAALRNYEEGIAALLPCFWIYREVGQHIYSHVSGQPSYAHHPYKNWIDMYASEEYGELVSQMLRITDRVAAATTVHTRELMKSAFVYSSRLEWLFWDSAYRLEAWQP; encoded by the coding sequence ATGACCTTTACTGCAGAACTCTGGAATACGATTGACCACATCTATGCCAGCATTCTGGCGCACCCTTTTAACCGAGAGCTAGCAAGCGGCACTTTGCCGGAGGAAAAATTTCAGTTTTACATCAAGCAAGATGCACTGTATCTAATGGACTTTGCCAAAGCCTTAGCGCTGCTGGCAGCAAAATCCAGCACCGCTGAGGATATCGTGCAGTTCATTAAGTTCTCCGAGAGCGCAATTGTGGCAGAGCGCAGTCTGCACGAATTTTACTTTTCACTCTACAAGACCACACTGGATGTGAACTACGCCCCAGCGTGCTTTGCCTACACAAACTATATGCTAGCTTCTGCAGCGCTACGCAACTATGAAGAAGGCATTGCAGCGTTGCTGCCTTGCTTTTGGATTTATCGGGAAGTTGGGCAGCACATCTACTCCCATGTATCAGGGCAGCCAAGTTATGCGCATCATCCCTACAAGAATTGGATTGATATGTATGCCAGTGAAGAATACGGTGAGCTTGTTAGCCAGATGTTGCGCATCACGGACAGAGTGGCAGCTGCTACCACAGTGCATACAAGAGAGCTAATGAAAAGCGCTTTTGTTTATTCTTCTCGCTTGGAGTGGCTCTTTTGGGATAGTGCTTATCGATTAGAAGCGTGGCAGCCCTAA